TAATGCATGCAAAACCAATGTCTCAATCGTGTGAAAATTTAGTAAATAGGTTGTTTGAAGCCAATCTTGATTTTCAGTAATTTAAGTAAATGTGTATTCAGGTAAATTAGATAACTCTACAAGGAACATGTTTTTTGATGAAAAAGTCAATCTTACTCAGAAACAAGAGGATGAAGGCTTCAGTCATAGTTTTACAAGGGAGTCAGCTGTCTtgaagccagtggaactgactttacttccaaataaataagtTTAGGATTATGCTGCAAAGCTTCACTCCATGCACATATTACTAGAAGTATGCCTCTGAACATACTGGGGCTACCTTTGGAGAAGACATGCAAAAAATGTAATATATTACACATAGTAGTTTAGTAGTTACATGTTATACAAAATACTgaaaaaatagtttattgtatctTTTTTGCTTTGAATTTTCAACTGAATGGCCAACGAACAGAGCAAGGATCTTGAAACAGGCATCTCAGGACCCGTTCAGAAAGTACTTTTATCctaggagcttctgcagcaaacaggagggtggccagatgctgttCTCTGTAAACgtggaagcaatcgctacaaaaggcaaaaaaaaaaaaaaaaaaaaaaaggggggggggagatttccAAGTGTGGAAATATTACAGTTTTAAGCCAAATATGcagatcttcacatgtctgtatgtccctgcagtCGGAAATCCCAAGAtttttttaatctgggtttgttcctgagttttagatatttgttccCGATTGGTTGGTTACTTCTACACTTGAGTAAAAGGCAAAAACTTGTGTGTGCCGGAAACtccatgaaacatgtggagggcacattttctctggccagaacaaagttgtggccccccaGTCAATATTGTACATCATTTCACAAGAATAGCAATCTGTTCTTgtgaacagccatgtataaaccaggaacaacaccctgttgtttgatgccacaagtacagaaccaaatctgtctggacagatggccaggcagccaggctctaaaaagtgccAATAAtggcaaagttctgttcctggcttgaaagtgtgttcctgtttgattgtgcagtgctgacttgggcagaagtggtcctgccctttaaactttgtttgtgtggcagatacttcatgaaacgtcTGGAGGACAcagtttctctgaccaggacaaagaactgaacttttgcagtgattcactgcagtgattctccCCACATCCGCATATTTGCATCTTGAGGGGGTTTTTTAAAACCAAAATTTCTGGCAGAAGTGCCATGGCGGCcatcttctgaagtcccaggatttttttgcccctgtttaaaacccataatttagtgctgtctggaagcgccctcaagccacatctacactgtcattatctgctttgaactggattttgtggcagtgtagactcatgtaatccagaacaaagaaaataatgtgggttatctgctttgataatctggattatatggcaatgtaaatacaGCCTTAGAAGGAGATTCTTATTCAACTGAGCTTTCTTGATACAGATCTTTAGGCAAGCTGCAAACTTCTTTTGTCAAAAGTAGCACTGGTAGAGTAATACAGGTGTTGTTTTAGCAGAGCAAATGgcaattaaaaatgttttattcctCAAAGCCAGTATGCAGTATAAAGACATGGACAGAATAGTCCTAAGGTGGAAACAATAAAAAGAGTGGTCTAATTTGAAGACAGAGATGAAATCAGCCATGCAGGTCATAGATTTAGTGTGCATTAGGAAGACCTGAAAGTATGCATCAGGCAGCTCCATGCAGTCAGAATGCCTGAATATGGCAACTAACTGCATGTTTACATAGAACAGAGAATTATCTCACAAAGAATTCCTAAGAATCACACATTTCAAAGATAAACATCCTTCAAATTGACCTTACTTGGAATAACACTAGGGAATGATAGTGGGATCAAAGGATCTGAGCTGAACCGATGGAAAATGCACACCTCTTATGTGGGATGTTAACTATAGTGACAGAATTTCAAGGTCTGTTAATACTCTATAAATgtctaggtttttttaaaaaatgcaaatgtgaattcTGTGCAAGAAAAAAAGAGTTTCTTGGACtaaattaattaaaatgcattatatagaGAAAGGCACATGGTGGAACAAAAAGTATTTCCggtgtatatttttaaatgtaccaCACAGTTGATGGATTTGCTTTTGAAAGATTGTTGAATTACAGACATCTCACCATTTACTGACTGCTTGTGtagcatatacagtagagtctcgcttatccaaccttcgctcatccaatgttctgtattatccaacagtcTGCCttccgcccagatccacagctgtttcaatacattgcaatgttttagtgctaaattcataaatacagtaattactatataacgttacagtgtattgaactgctttttctatcagtttgttgtaaaatatgatgtttttgtgcttaatttgtaaaatcataacgtaatttgacgtttaatagacttttccttaatccctccttacgatccaacattctgccaacccgtttatgtcggataagttaGACTCTATTGTATGTCAAAAAAACTCACTAGCTGCACACAGCATTAAGAGTTCTGCATGTGGAACTCTGCTCCAACTCCTCACTACCAGGCCAggactcactgggttgctgcaacAGGTATCTCCCAATGGATATTTTGTAGCTGGTGGAAAGCTGGCTGAGGATATGTTCTGCCAAGATCTAAAGAGATCCTCTGGAGGCCGCAAATGATATCATCAGTCTGCATCTAGCTATGGCAACTTTCTTGTTGTCTGCTTTCCAAATGCAAGGAATGTGGTAGAGGTGGGGTCAGCTATTGCAGCAACATGGTAAGTCCTAGGAAGACTTCCATCtttaagaaaagaggaagggaatggcAAGCTCTACAACAGTCTTTCTCCAACTTGGGGGCGCGACCCCAGCGGGGTTGTCAGGGGTGTCAAAGGGatcaccaaataccatcagaaaacacagtcttttctgttggtcatgggggttctgtgtgagaagtttggcccaattctgttgttggtggtgttcagaatgttctttgattgtaggtaaactataaatcccaacaactacaattcccaaatatcaaggactattttccccaaactacaccagtgttcacatttgggcatattaagtatccgtgccaagtttggtccagatccatcattgtttgagtcaattgtgctctctggatgaaggtgaactacaactccagaactcaaggtcagtgcccaccaaacccttccagtattttctgttagtcgtgggagttctgtgtgccaagtttggttcaattccatcattgatggagttcagaatgctctttgattgtaggtaaactataaatcccagcaactataactcccaaatcacaaaatcaattccccacccatccccttcacctcaccagtattcaaatttgagtgtatcggatatttgtgccaaatttggtccagtgaatgaaaatacatcctgcacgtcagatatttacattaccattcataacagtagcaaaattccagttataaagtagcaacaaaaataattttatggttgggggtcactacaacttgaggaactgtactaaggggtgaTTAGCCAGGTTGAGTAATACTGCTGTACAACATCCAATAAAATACAGAAGTGTGAGATGGAATTATATTGGTATATTGCTAACAGGATGGCGCTGACCACTCTATTGAATCTCTGAAATCTTCTGAAGCCCCACTTAGTAATGGAGCCAGGCTCTTCTTGCAGTAATTTTTAGAGTTTTtgttcttcctcctttttgttcTTTATATCTGTTTTAAACAACAATGTTATTTAGTTTGCATGCTAAAATTTGGCAAAATGTATAACAGGAACAAAAGACAAATCAAATCCTTTTCATGATAATATTTTCAGTGAGAGTCCACAGTATAACACTTTAGGTAGAACTGAAAATTGATTTATCTAACctgttaatattaaatattaacaaaatataTCTGTTAGGGAATATATCACACACATAGCCACTAGGATCTTTCTCTCTCCGTGATTCCTCGGTGCCTTCCAGCCCCTTTTGGCTGGATTTTTTTCAAGCACAGGATTTAAACCTCCAACCTTCCTGGTGCCCATAAATAAAAATGCTCATCCATAGATGTAGGGCAGACAATGGCATTTCAAGGAGGATGCCTTTCCTATAGACCCCAGCTGCCCCTTGGAAGAACCCCCACCCACCTTTGGGcatgttatatatgtgtgtgtgtgtgtgtgtgtgtgtgtatgtttgtgtatatatgtatatatattaagaggctataaatgtgtatgtgtatgtgtgaatggGGGAACATATAAAAGTGTGtgtagctgtgtgtgtgtgtgaatggcagaacctatacatgtgtgtatattttctttatgtgtgtgtgtatgagggggctataaatgtgtgtgtatctttgtgtgtgtgtgaaggggggAACCTATAAACGTGTGTGTATAtcttctgtatatgtgtatgtctatgtatgtgtgtatgtatgtttgtgtatatatgtgtgtgaatatgaGGGGgctataaatgtgtgtgtatgtgtgcgtgtgaatGGGGGGATCTATAAATGTGTGTGCATATCttctgcatatatgtgtgtgtgtgtgtgtgtgtgtgtgtgtagggggtttatcggtgtgtgtgtgtgtatgagggaCCCATGAGCGCGTGGCCTGGGGTGTGGGCCTACGTCACACACCTAGATCCTCGCGCGCCCCTCTCCCGCAGACCACCGCCTCCCACCGCGAGCACTGTGACGTCACAGAGGCGTCTGcctgcccctcccctccccatcccTCCGTCGCCTACCAATGGAGCccgtaggcaggcaggcaggcaggcagcagggCAGAGGCAGGCGGTTGCCAACTTTCAAACAATGCGTGGTGTCGGGGCTCCTCCCCGGCTGGGCGGGGAAGAGGCGGGCTGGGCCCTTGGGGAGGGCAGCTCGTGGCGGAGGCTCCTCCCCGTCCTCCCTCGCCTCCTGTTGCCGGGGCTGCTTCAGTGCTGGTCCGGGCTCCGCGCCGCGAGGAGGGGGGTgtccgcgaggaggaggagggggacgaGAGCCGAGGCAGCGGAGAGGGAGGCGCACGCGCCGggcccccgccccgccccgccccgcccctgcCCGCCTGCCCCCGTCCATGGCCCGGATCCCGTgagcggcggaggaggaggaggaggaggacgagcaGCAGCGGGAGCagcaacaggaggaggaggaggacggagGGATGGGCAACACGGCGCACAAGACCCTGGCAGGTAAGCGGGCGCTTCTCTGCGCCTTGCTTCGTGGAGCCGCCTTCTCCCGCTTGGGCATGCGGTGGTGGACCCAGGAGAGCCCTTCCCTCTCGCGGAGGGCGGCGTCCTCTCCTTCCCTCGTCGTGTCACCTTTCCCTGTGGCCCCCTCCCGGGCGAGGCTCCCCTGGGCTCCTTTGGCAAGGGTCTGCATCGCTCCGGCGTCTCGTTCCGGGCTTCCCTCGGAGAGAGATGGGGAGCCTCTGGGCTGCATGGTCCCGCCTCTCCTCAGGGCGAGAGGCTGGCTGAATAGGCAGGCATCGCGGGCAGCAGgggtgccttccttccttctctcccacccGAGGATGTTGGAATGTGCCCCCACCTTTGGATCCCCCTTCCCGGAACCTCATGCATTTAGCACATCTCGTCCAGCCCTCTGCCAGGAAGCGCCCGAGATGTTCTTTGACAGCCGGTGATCCCCCTGATAGTCATGGTCCGTGCACGCCTATAGAATCCTaggcttggaagagacctcgtgggccatttagtccaaccccctgtcaagaagcaggaaaatcgcattcaaagcacccccaacagatggccctccagcctctccttaaaagcctccaccacactccgcggcaaggagttccattgctgaacagctctcacagtcaggaaattcttcctcatgttcaggtggaatctcctttactccggtttgaagccattgctgcgtgtcctagtctccagggcagcagaaaacaagctcgcttcCCCCTCCCTAGGGTTACTGTCAatgtttcgggctgtatggccatgttccagaagcattctctcctgacgtttcgcctgcatctatggcgggcatcttCAGGGGTTGTGacgatctcacaacctctgaggatgtctgccatagatacaggatggtcatctgtcgggggtgctttgaatgcgaatcctcagaggtagtgaggacctcacaacctctgggaatgcctgccatagatgc
This genomic interval from Anolis sagrei isolate rAnoSag1 chromosome 2, rAnoSag1.mat, whole genome shotgun sequence contains the following:
- the LOC132765575 gene encoding uncharacterized protein — translated: MQPRGSPSLSEGSPERDAGAMQTLAKGAQGSLAREGATGKGDTTREGEDAALREREGLSWVHHRMPKREKAAPRSKAQRSARLPARVLCAVLPIPPSSSSSCCCSRCCSSSSSSSSAAHGIRAMDGGRRAGAGRGGAGARRVRLPLRCLGSRPPPPPRGHPPPRGAEPGPALKQPRQQEAREDGEEPPPRAALPKGPARLFPAQPGRSPDTTHCLKVGNRLPLPCCLPACLPTGSIALLPCTEYETDFGSLPRFTKRKQKKYGYAALWFLRSCKRGCRPHAPFVSLSFGLCDLLIAVLLEERCPGRLAQGTISNICETGLIFFLQSGKRWILLLPGLVTTSQNTLLYHQLTFHVSGSRISSSALTPSAGWLNKS